In one window of Desulfonatronum thioautotrophicum DNA:
- the tkt gene encoding transketolase, with product MTHHRKMANAIRALSMDAIQKAQSGHPGAPLGMADIAEVLWNEFLRHNPNNPQWPDRDRFVLSNGHGSMLLYALLHLTGYDLSIEDIKNFRQMGSRTPGHPERGMTPGVETTTGPLGQGLANAVGMAMAERILAAHFNRDKYDIVNHFTYVFLGDGCLMEGISHEACSLAGTLGLGKLVAFYDDNQISIDGNVQGWFTDDTPARFEAYGWHVVRDVDGHDAKDIRRAILEARAVNDHPSLLCCKTVIGYGAPNVCGSEHCHGSPLGDAEVEATRKNLDWPHPAFVVPEPLQVGWDARERGNFFEKEWRGKFQDYAATYPEMAEEFTRRMAGNLPDDFAQHALDLITATAKAGEKLATRKASQKAIEFFSPKLPELLGGSADLAASNLTKWSGAKPLANTTWNGDYVYYGVREFGMAAIMNGMALHGGFIPFGGTFLVFSDYSRNALRMAAMMDLRVIHVLTHDSIGVGEDGPTHQPIEHMASLRMIPNLAVWRPCDAVETAQAWIEALKNDSGPTALILSRQGLAHQERTAAALADIHRGGYVLQDCEGQPDAILMSSGSEVEVVTKAADLLSGKGVKVRVVSMPCIQVFDAQDPEYKRSVMPSEVGVRLAVEAGIPDSWHHLVGQAGDVLGMRRFGESAPGDQLFAHFGFTPQLVTRRLEELLNR from the coding sequence ATGACCCACCACAGAAAAATGGCCAACGCCATTCGCGCCCTGAGCATGGACGCCATCCAGAAGGCCCAATCGGGTCATCCTGGTGCTCCTTTGGGAATGGCCGACATCGCCGAAGTCTTGTGGAATGAATTCCTGCGCCACAACCCGAACAACCCGCAGTGGCCGGACCGGGATCGATTCGTCCTTTCCAACGGTCATGGCTCCATGTTGCTCTACGCTCTGCTCCATCTGACCGGATACGACTTGTCCATCGAGGACATCAAGAACTTCCGGCAAATGGGCTCCAGGACACCAGGGCACCCTGAGCGGGGTATGACGCCGGGTGTGGAAACCACTACCGGACCGCTGGGGCAGGGACTGGCCAACGCCGTGGGCATGGCCATGGCTGAACGGATTCTGGCCGCGCACTTCAACAGAGACAAGTATGATATCGTCAACCACTTTACCTACGTTTTCTTGGGCGACGGCTGCTTGATGGAGGGCATCTCCCACGAAGCCTGCTCGCTGGCCGGTACATTGGGCCTGGGCAAGCTGGTGGCCTTTTACGATGACAATCAAATCTCCATCGATGGAAACGTCCAGGGATGGTTCACGGATGATACCCCGGCAAGGTTTGAAGCCTACGGCTGGCACGTGGTGCGCGATGTGGATGGCCATGATGCCAAGGATATCCGTCGTGCGATTCTCGAGGCCCGCGCCGTGAACGACCACCCGAGTTTGCTCTGCTGTAAAACCGTCATTGGTTACGGTGCTCCCAATGTTTGCGGCAGTGAGCACTGCCACGGCTCACCCCTGGGTGATGCGGAAGTGGAGGCCACGCGCAAGAATTTGGACTGGCCGCATCCGGCGTTTGTTGTGCCTGAGCCGCTTCAGGTCGGCTGGGATGCCAGAGAGCGCGGCAATTTTTTTGAGAAAGAGTGGCGCGGAAAGTTTCAGGACTATGCCGCGACATACCCGGAAATGGCTGAAGAATTTACGCGGCGCATGGCCGGTAACCTGCCGGATGACTTTGCGCAACATGCCCTGGACCTCATTACCGCAACGGCAAAGGCCGGTGAGAAACTGGCTACCCGCAAGGCCTCCCAAAAAGCCATTGAATTCTTTTCGCCAAAATTGCCGGAGTTGCTTGGCGGGTCGGCGGACCTGGCCGCCTCGAATCTGACGAAATGGTCCGGGGCCAAGCCCTTGGCCAACACCACCTGGAATGGCGACTACGTCTACTACGGGGTCCGCGAATTCGGAATGGCCGCGATTATGAATGGAATGGCCCTGCATGGCGGGTTCATCCCGTTCGGAGGCACGTTCCTGGTCTTTTCCGACTATTCTCGCAATGCCCTGCGCATGGCGGCCATGATGGACCTGCGCGTCATCCATGTCTTGACTCACGACTCCATCGGCGTCGGGGAAGATGGCCCGACGCATCAACCCATAGAACACATGGCCTCATTGCGCATGATCCCCAATCTGGCCGTCTGGCGGCCCTGCGATGCCGTGGAAACGGCTCAAGCCTGGATTGAGGCCCTGAAAAACGACTCCGGGCCAACGGCATTGATCCTTTCGCGTCAGGGACTCGCCCACCAAGAGCGGACCGCCGCGGCCTTGGCCGACATCCACCGGGGTGGCTACGTGCTGCAGGACTGCGAGGGCCAGCCCGATGCGATCCTGATGTCTTCGGGGTCCGAGGTTGAGGTGGTGACCAAGGCTGCCGATCTGCTTTCAGGCAAAGGAGTCAAGGTGCGGGTGGTCTCCATGCCCTGTATCCAGGTCTTTGATGCTCAGGATCCGGAATACAAACGATCCGTAATGCCTTCGGAGGTCGGAGTGCGGCTGGCCGTGGAAGCCGGAATTCCTGATTCATGGCACCACCTGGTCGGTCAGGCCGGGGATGTGCTGGGCATGCGCCGGTTTGGTGAATCCGCACCGGGGGACCAACTCTTCGCCCATTTTGGGTTCACGCCCCAGTTGGTGACACGACGCTTGGAAGAACTGCTGAATCGCTAG
- a CDS encoding FAD-dependent oxidoreductase, with protein sequence MARPMRWTFLHQTRLPPNGRDVAIIGAGPSGLAAAGYLAETGYQVNVFDKLPKAGGLMVFGIPAHRIPAERIAEAVDSLTKRYGVRFFLETKICGESPLHSEAGDSFSCDLKSLSDIAATHDAVIICTGTWRSRTMGIPGEDLPGVHTSLEFLFPIRAVGYASDLADVPDPTGKVVAVIGAGHSAIDVAHGALARNAAQVLVLYRRTRCEAPCGTHEIECLEQAGASWVERVVPTRVLGSDRVRGLVLKSRGSSGDQSLELPVDMVVTAIGEIPTVPFARELGLEHIAKGDVRWLQMTAKEGIFVAGDALTGPSKIGKAFYSGLRAARSLHNWLNLKAMNRTVEYDGREDLIEPRELFS encoded by the coding sequence ATGGCCAGACCAATGCGCTGGACATTCCTGCATCAAACCCGCTTGCCCCCCAACGGCAGAGACGTCGCCATCATTGGTGCCGGCCCGTCTGGACTGGCTGCCGCCGGGTACCTGGCGGAAACCGGTTACCAGGTGAACGTCTTCGACAAGCTGCCCAAGGCAGGAGGCTTAATGGTTTTCGGCATTCCCGCCCACCGCATTCCCGCGGAACGGATCGCCGAAGCCGTGGATAGCCTCACAAAGCGCTATGGTGTCCGTTTTTTCCTGGAAACGAAAATCTGCGGGGAATCCCCCTTGCATTCCGAGGCCGGAGACAGCTTCAGTTGTGATTTGAAAAGTCTGAGCGATATTGCCGCGACTCACGACGCGGTTATCATTTGCACTGGAACGTGGCGATCCCGCACTATGGGCATTCCAGGAGAAGATCTGCCCGGAGTGCATACCAGCTTGGAGTTCCTGTTTCCGATCCGCGCTGTTGGCTATGCTTCCGACTTGGCCGACGTGCCGGATCCGACAGGAAAAGTCGTCGCCGTGATCGGTGCGGGCCACTCAGCCATTGACGTAGCTCACGGCGCTTTGGCCAGAAATGCCGCCCAGGTGCTCGTGCTCTACCGCCGAACCCGCTGCGAGGCACCCTGCGGGACACATGAAATCGAGTGCCTGGAACAGGCCGGTGCGTCATGGGTGGAACGGGTCGTGCCGACCCGAGTATTGGGATCAGACCGGGTTCGCGGCTTGGTATTAAAAAGCCGCGGATCATCCGGGGACCAATCACTGGAGTTGCCCGTGGACATGGTCGTCACGGCCATCGGTGAAATTCCGACTGTGCCCTTTGCCCGGGAACTGGGACTGGAACACATTGCCAAGGGCGACGTGCGCTGGCTGCAGATGACCGCAAAAGAGGGGATTTTCGTGGCCGGTGACGCCCTGACCGGGCCCAGCAAAATCGGCAAGGCGTTCTATAGTGGTCTGCGGGCAGCACGTTCCTTGCACAACTGGCTGAATCTCAAAGCCATGAACCGGACCGTTGAATACGACGGCCGGGAGGATCTCATTGAACCGCGGGAGCTCTTTTCCTGA
- a CDS encoding 4Fe-4S dicluster domain-containing protein: protein MTRLFDEMRLYIDYAVCIGCETCEATCRFLYTLPRIHMVRTTEGIMAPLYCQHCASPKCATACEQDALVQDDDGALLLKPLRCVGCRSKECITACPYGAIFLFKGPDAPVVKCDLCARRRVQGMGPACVETCPCAAISLVHRNDVGKLKNRAATEALRRVLKHISPPLATCGGPSQEAE from the coding sequence ATGACCAGACTTTTTGATGAAATGCGCCTGTATATCGATTACGCCGTTTGCATTGGCTGTGAAACCTGTGAAGCGACATGCCGTTTTCTCTATACTCTCCCGCGGATTCACATGGTTCGAACCACCGAAGGAATCATGGCCCCGCTGTATTGCCAGCATTGCGCATCGCCAAAATGCGCGACGGCCTGTGAACAGGACGCCCTGGTCCAGGACGATGACGGGGCTCTGCTGCTCAAGCCGCTGCGCTGCGTCGGATGCCGTTCCAAGGAATGCATCACGGCTTGCCCATATGGCGCGATCTTCCTGTTCAAAGGCCCGGATGCACCGGTGGTCAAATGCGACCTCTGCGCCCGCCGTCGAGTCCAGGGCATGGGGCCGGCCTGCGTGGAGACCTGTCCATGCGCGGCAATCTCCCTCGTGCACCGGAACGATGTCGGCAAGTTGAAGAACAGGGCCGCCACCGAGGCTCTGCGTCGGGTGCTCAAGCACATCAGTCCTCCGCTGGCCACCTGCGGGGGGCCATCCCAAGAGGCCGAATGA